A genome region from Chthonomonas sp. includes the following:
- a CDS encoding type II toxin-antitoxin system death-on-curing family toxin, with the protein MRFLYPTLDEVLALHDFLIERQGGSTGIRDKGLIQAALARPQSGYYPGLLEEAAALWESLWQYHPFVDGNKRVALATTDVFLRMNGTAIRVRSREAHGLMIQLLEDGRFNFDELLKLLQDWTS; encoded by the coding sequence ATGAGGTTTCTGTACCCAACCCTCGACGAGGTGTTGGCGTTGCACGACTTCCTCATTGAGCGGCAGGGTGGCTCGACGGGCATCCGTGACAAGGGACTGATCCAAGCGGCCTTGGCGCGCCCGCAATCGGGCTACTACCCTGGCCTCCTCGAAGAAGCAGCTGCGCTGTGGGAAAGCCTCTGGCAGTACCATCCGTTTGTTGACGGAAACAAGCGTGTCGCCCTCGCCACCACCGACGTGTTCTTGCGCATGAACGGGACGGCCATTCGCGTGCGGAGTCGCGAAGCCCACGGCCTCATGATTCAACTGCTTGAAGACGGGAGATTCAACTTTGACGAGCTGCTCAAGTTGCTTCAAGACTGGACCAGCTAA